In a single window of the Helicobacter sp. MIT 99-5507 genome:
- the napG gene encoding ferredoxin-type protein NapG: protein MQEINKNRRNAILKTAQGIGIFAFSGLIWGAYVSKAKASSFSLRPPGAKEESEFLKLCIKCGRCVTFCPFDTLKLATPEDDVPTGTPYFTPRKIPCYMCVDVPCVPVCPTNALDEKLLNIVENDKEMMDIRNAKMGVAVVDIESCVAYWGIQCDACYRACPLIDEAIKLEYKQNDRTNKHSYLLPVVDSTKCTGCGLCEHACITKKAAIMVLPRDKALGSVDINYIKGWDKSDEARLNQTDKIAPKNSDDTNSVIDYLNSGDL from the coding sequence ATGCAAGAAATAAACAAAAATAGACGCAATGCTATACTAAAAACAGCACAAGGTATTGGAATCTTTGCCTTTAGCGGTCTTATATGGGGTGCATATGTATCTAAGGCAAAAGCATCTAGTTTTAGCCTTAGACCACCTGGTGCAAAAGAAGAAAGTGAGTTTTTAAAGTTATGTATTAAATGTGGTAGATGTGTGACATTTTGCCCATTTGATACTTTAAAATTAGCTACTCCAGAAGATGATGTGCCAACAGGGACGCCATATTTTACACCAAGAAAGATTCCTTGTTATATGTGTGTTGATGTGCCATGTGTGCCTGTATGTCCTACAAATGCTCTTGATGAAAAGCTACTAAACATAGTTGAAAATGACAAAGAGATGATGGATATAAGAAATGCTAAAATGGGTGTTGCAGTAGTTGATATAGAATCTTGTGTTGCTTATTGGGGGATTCAATGTGATGCTTGTTATAGAGCTTGTCCATTGATTGATGAAGCTATCAAGCTAGAATATAAACAAAATGATAGGACAAATAAACACTCATATTTATTACCTGTTGTAGATAGCACAAAATGCACTGGGTGTGGTTTGTGTGAGCATGCTTGTATAACAAAAAAAGCAGCCATTATGGTATTGCCTAGAGATAAGGCATTAGGTAGTGTAGATATAAACTATATTAAAGGCTGGGATAAAAGTGATGAAGCAAGATTAAATCAAACAGATAAAATTGCACCAAAAAATAGTGATGATACTAATAGTGTTATAGACTATCTAAATAGCGGGGATTTATGA
- the napH gene encoding quinol dehydrogenase ferredoxin subunit NapH, with translation MKKIRFLILRRFIQLGILVTFFVCNYYAINFFNGNLNSSKVFWIIPMSDPLSIAQIFISGAISGIAIGSEAVIGLFVVLIIYGVFFGRGYCAFVCPMNMITDFANFLRRIFEFNTNKKLNISRKSKYGVLILSLVLSFILAVPAFDLISPISMLHRGIVFGMGFGIFGVLSVFLFDLFFVKNGFCGYICPLGATYSLIGKYSLLRVKHNKDKCTKCNKCIIICPEPQVLDLIGKRSGSINKIDCMKCARCIEVCDDNALKYGIFDFKNMRSKK, from the coding sequence ATGAAAAAAATTAGGTTTTTGATTTTAAGGAGATTTATTCAACTTGGAATCTTAGTTACATTTTTTGTTTGTAATTACTATGCAATAAATTTTTTTAATGGGAATCTAAATTCATCAAAAGTTTTTTGGATAATTCCTATGAGTGATCCTCTATCAATAGCACAGATTTTTATATCTGGTGCGATTAGCGGTATAGCTATCGGTAGTGAAGCTGTAATCGGACTATTTGTTGTATTAATTATTTATGGTGTATTTTTTGGAAGAGGATATTGTGCTTTTGTGTGTCCTATGAATATGATTACAGATTTTGCTAATTTTTTAAGGAGAATATTTGAATTTAATACAAATAAAAAGCTAAATATTTCGCGTAAAAGCAAATATGGGGTATTGATACTAAGTTTAGTGCTTAGTTTTATACTTGCTGTCCCTGCATTTGATTTAATAAGTCCTATATCTATGTTGCATCGTGGCATTGTATTTGGCATGGGTTTTGGAATCTTTGGGGTTTTGAGTGTATTTTTATTTGATTTGTTTTTTGTAAAAAATGGATTTTGTGGTTATATTTGTCCTCTTGGTGCGACTTATTCTTTGATTGGAAAATATAGTCTTCTTAGGGTTAAGCATAATAAAGATAAATGCACAAAATGTAATAAATGTATCATTATATGTCCAGAGCCTCAAGTATTAGATTTGATTGGAAAAAGAAGTGGAAGTATAAATAAGATTGATTGCATGAAATGTGCGAGATGTATTGAAGTGTGTGATGATAATGCACTTAAATATGGAATTTTTGATTTTAAGAATATGAGGAGTAAAAAATGA
- a CDS encoding nitrate reductase cytochrome c-type subunit gives MKYMINIVAIVLLFIGCASDNGNKMSLDESEFGLRSASLYSENVDLRDFAYSTTPAGESTNIERAYENAPPMIPHDVEGMLDITRDYNACIDCHSRQNAPLMNATPVPLSHTYDTFSDKQKDSIVDSRYNCNLCHTPQANVSPLVGNNFKPEFRSSDGKSKSNLLEVLDEGVK, from the coding sequence ATGAAATATATGATTAATATAGTAGCTATAGTGCTACTTTTTATTGGATGTGCAAGTGATAATGGAAATAAAATGTCACTTGATGAGAGTGAGTTTGGATTAAGGAGTGCATCTTTGTATAGTGAAAATGTAGATCTAAGAGATTTTGCATATTCTACTACTCCAGCCGGAGAGAGCACTAATATTGAAAGAGCATATGAAAATGCACCACCTATGATACCTCATGATGTAGAAGGTATGCTTGATATTACAAGAGATTACAATGCTTGTATTGATTGTCATAGTAGGCAAAATGCACCTCTTATGAATGCTACACCTGTGCCATTATCACATACTTATGATACATTTAGTGATAAGCAAAAAGATAGCATTGTAGATTCTAGATATAATTGCAACTTATGCCATACACCACAAGCAAATGTAAGCCCTTTGGTTGGAAATAATTTTAAACCAGAGTTTAGAAGTAGTGATGGGAAAAGTAAATCAAACTTATTAGAAGTTTTAGATGAAGGTGTTAAATAA
- a CDS encoding 4Fe-4S binding protein has translation MKVLNKKLINRFKKNLPLPYCKDSNILESCKECDNNPCISICPTNIIIKEDDRIYLDFRDNGCIFCKRCAEVCKSDSLGLLDLDLENYINAKINLNEAKCLAWNKTICSYCADVCDSKSIKFNAMLYPEILQSCTKCGMCQSVCPNEAITFRGV, from the coding sequence ATGAAGGTGTTAAATAAAAAGTTGATAAATAGATTTAAAAAAAACCTTCCGCTTCCATATTGCAAAGATTCTAATATACTAGAATCTTGCAAAGAATGCGATAATAACCCATGTATTTCTATATGTCCTACAAATATTATTATAAAAGAAGATGATAGAATCTATTTAGATTTTAGAGATAATGGCTGTATATTTTGCAAGAGATGTGCAGAAGTGTGCAAAAGCGATTCGCTTGGATTGCTTGATTTGGATTTAGAAAACTATATAAATGCAAAAATAAATCTAAATGAAGCAAAATGTCTAGCTTGGAATAAAACAATATGCTCTTATTGTGCTGATGTCTGTGATAGCAAGAGTATTAAATTTAATGCTATGCTTTATCCAGAGATTTTGCAATCTTGCACTAAGTGTGGAATGTGTCAAAGTGTATGTCCAAACGAAGCAATAACTTTTAGAGGTGTATAA
- a CDS encoding WD40 repeat domain-containing protein: MKIFFILLICIAAHAIEPYKKITIDSLITSINLYENKLYISSDAGKVEIYDINNFKKIKEIKLDKIYDYFGEYFHPRIFSTHTIDGENILIISQDSNGSSKIQIYNNSGFKKIKLNNTSFVNKAYFVDKDRILIGLLSNEIILYDINKDEILWEIQPSQAVFSDLIFNDRFAFSTTEGGIVYIIEIDSGKIIKILEGANFDNVYMLASAKDVLLSAGRDKTCGVYDIKNGEFKRLKTNFLSYAVGISNDSTLGAISDNENNDILIFNIKTLSKIDILKGGDALPNKIIFIDNSTIVAGFDSKNVLFWKLGGKS, encoded by the coding sequence ATGAAGATATTCTTTATTTTATTAATATGTATCGCAGCTCATGCAATAGAACCATACAAAAAAATAACAATAGATAGTCTGATTACTTCAATCAATCTTTATGAAAATAAATTATATATCTCAAGTGATGCAGGTAAAGTTGAAATATATGATATTAATAATTTTAAAAAGATAAAAGAAATCAAACTTGATAAAATATATGACTATTTTGGTGAATATTTTCATCCAAGAATATTTAGCACTCATACAATAGATGGGGAAAATATATTAATTATAAGCCAAGATTCAAATGGTAGTTCAAAGATACAAATTTATAATAATAGTGGATTTAAAAAAATAAAATTAAATAATACTTCATTTGTAAATAAGGCATATTTTGTAGATAAAGATAGAATCTTAATTGGATTATTAAGCAATGAAATTATCTTATATGATATTAATAAGGATGAGATTCTATGGGAAATACAGCCTAGCCAAGCTGTATTTTCAGATTTGATATTTAATGATAGATTTGCATTTAGCACCACAGAAGGTGGAATCGTATATATCATAGAAATAGATTCTGGAAAAATCATAAAAATATTAGAGGGTGCTAATTTTGATAATGTTTATATGCTAGCTAGTGCAAAAGATGTATTGCTTAGTGCTGGTAGAGACAAAACTTGTGGCGTATATGATATAAAAAATGGAGAATTTAAACGTCTAAAAACCAACTTTTTAAGTTATGCAGTGGGAATTTCTAATGATTCTACACTTGGTGCAATTAGTGATAATGAAAATAATGATATTTTAATATTTAATATAAAAACTCTAAGTAAAATTGATATTTTAAAAGGTGGCGATGCATTGCCAAATAAAATTATTTTTATTGATAATAGCACAATAGTAGCTGGATTTGATAGTAAAAATGTGTTATTTTGGAAACTAGGAGGAAAGAGTTGA
- a CDS encoding chaperone NapD yields MNISSVIIKTNDLSKCKEELSKIDGAEVALSENNTIIVVIQAEDVNQEIEIFNKIEKTKHVISASMHYSYIEDELRDDLANMNNSVNEILNDNSTPINKMQYSGSVYAMMNKKKK; encoded by the coding sequence TTGAATATCTCAAGTGTGATTATAAAAACAAATGATTTATCAAAATGCAAAGAGGAACTATCTAAAATAGATGGAGCAGAAGTAGCATTGAGTGAAAATAATACTATTATTGTCGTTATACAAGCAGAAGATGTAAATCAAGAAATAGAAATCTTTAATAAAATAGAAAAAACAAAGCATGTCATCTCTGCTTCTATGCACTATAGTTATATTGAAGATGAATTACGTGATGATTTAGCAAATATGAATAATAGTGTAAATGAGATTTTAAATGATAATTCTACTCCAATTAATAAAATGCAATATAGTGGTAGTGTATATGCAATGATGAATAAAAAGAAAAAATAA
- the msrA gene encoding peptide-methionine (S)-S-oxide reductase MsrA — protein MTKTIYLAGGCFWGVEEYFGYLKGIIKTKVGYANSSINNPSYEMVCYGESDAAEAVEILYDSDIISLDSILDNFFSIIDPTTLNRQGNDVGIQYRSGIYFIDESDREIIQNYILNISMNYDKKILTEVKKLENFFEAESYHQKYLKKNPNGYCHIDLSKII, from the coding sequence ATGACAAAGACTATATATCTAGCAGGTGGTTGCTTTTGGGGTGTAGAAGAATATTTTGGATATCTAAAAGGCATTATTAAGACCAAAGTTGGCTATGCAAATAGTAGCATTAACAATCCAAGTTATGAGATGGTATGCTATGGAGAGAGTGATGCAGCAGAAGCTGTAGAAATACTATATGATAGTGATATTATTTCTTTAGATTCTATATTAGATAATTTTTTTAGCATTATCGATCCTACCACTTTAAATAGACAAGGTAATGATGTAGGCATTCAATATCGAAGCGGAATCTATTTTATAGATGAGAGTGATAGGGAGATTATTCAAAATTATATTTTAAATATTTCTATGAATTATGATAAAAAGATTCTTACTGAGGTAAAAAAGCTTGAAAACTTTTTTGAAGCAGAATCTTATCATCAAAAATACCTAAAGAAAAATCCAAATGGATATTGTCATATTGATTTAAGTAAAATTATCTAA